The Primulina tabacum isolate GXHZ01 chromosome 7, ASM2559414v2, whole genome shotgun sequence genome includes a window with the following:
- the LOC142550575 gene encoding uncharacterized protein LOC142550575: protein MADEVLKLHRFKRGLNSRIQSALAVYHPANFADLMGAAIRAETDIRRREGENKNKRPHAGQSSQGGQKFRKPNQSGGPSSGQNSAANHQGPKPCPKCGFRHPGEYRRASGACFGYGKAGHRIADCPTAANQAVGPNKGTGPNVGANPNKKKENKPNARVFAMNQEEADEANEVVSGTILLQKLPSYALFDCGATHSFVSKRFAKKLGLKPESLTEPFRIATPMSKNIETHEIHKDCKIGIANQTFSADLIQLVMVDFDIILGMDWLANNNAIVDCKGKRVKLRTPNQKEIVYHAPISKAPYRMAPAELKELKEQLQELLDKKQIRPSVSPWGAPVLFVKKKDGSMRLCIDYRELNKITIRNKYPLPRIDDLFDHLKGAAVFYKLDLRTGYHQLKCMSLLAISSLTWGFNGLSMCGLYARDEMAWEGFDAEMLMRFEEIEADNDKRLQYIRIFCLENFDIVGLYCHIATLMTNMYQGQLQY from the exons ATGGCGGACGAAGTTTTGAAGCTGCACCGCTTCAAGAGAGGATTAAATAGTAGAATCCAGTCAGCCTTAGCAGTTTATCACCCCGCCAATTTTGCAGATCTTATGGGTGCAGCTATCCGAGCTGAAACCGACATCCGCCGCAGGGAGGGAGAGAATAAGAACAAGCGACCTCATGCCGGTCAGTCTTCTCAGGGCGGTCAGAAGTTCAGAAAGCCAAACCAATCAGGTGGACCTTCCTCAGGGCAAAACTCAGCGGCCAACCATCAAGGACCCAAGCCATGCCCGAAGTGCGGTTTCAGACACCCCGGGGAATATCGAAGAGCCAGTGGTGCGTGCTTCGGATATGGGAAAGCAGGGCACAGGATCGCAGATTGTCCTACGGCCGCCAACCAAGCAGTTGGGCCCAACAAGGGAACTGGGCCGAATGTGGGAGCTAACCCcaacaaaaaaaaagagaataAGCCTAATGCCAGGGTGTTCGCTATGAACCAAGAAGAGGCGGACGAAGCCAATGAAGTCGTATCAGGTACCATCTTACTTCAAAAATTACCTTCTTATGCATTGTTTGACTGTGGTGCTACACACTCTTTTGTGTCAAAAAGGTTTGCTAAGAAATTAGGACTTAAGCCCGAATCTCTAACTGAACCTTTTCGGATAGCCACACCTATGAGTAAGAACATAGAAACTCATGAAATTCACAAGGATTGTAAGATCGGTATCGCTAATCAGACTTTCAGTGCCGACTTGATACAATTGGTTATGGTCGATTTCGACATCATtttagggatggattggttagccaataATAATGCCATAGTGGACTGTAAAGGGAAAAGAGTTAAGCTCCGAACCCCAAATCAAAAAGAGATCGTGTATCATG CAccaatctctaaagcaccttacagGATGGCGCCAGCtgaactcaaggagctaaaagagcaactccaagaattgctggACAAAAAACAAATTCGACCTAGTGTGTCCCCATGGGGAGCGCCAgtactctttgtgaagaagaaagatgggagtatgagattgtgcatcgacTATAGGGAACTGAACAAGATCACTATCAGGAACAAGTACCCTCTTCCGAGAATAGACGATCTATTTGACCATCTCAAGGGAGCCGCAGTCTTTTATAAATTGGATCTGAGGACTGGataccaccaactgaag TGTATGTCTTTGCTTGCAATATCATCTCTTACATGGGGTTTTAATGGGCTTTCTATGTGTGGATTATATGCCAGGGATGAAATGGCATGGGAAGGTTTTGATGCAGAAATGTTGATGAGGTTTGAGGAGATCGAGGCCGATAATGACAAAAGATTGCAGTATATCCGTATTTTCtgtttggaaaattttgatattgtgGGACTCTACTGCCATATTGCCACATTGATGACGAACATGTATCAAGGTCAATTACagtattaa
- the LOC142551154 gene encoding serine carboxypeptidase-like 50, translating into MDYLSLFKLLLLLIILHRCSAAATSSFPKEALPTKSGYLTVNSKTGSAIFYTFYESQNASLSQTPILIWLQGGPGCSSMLANFFELGPWLLNQDLSLEYNPRSWNRIFGLLFLDNPIGTGFSIAASPQEIPRNQYDVAKHLFVAIQTFIGLDKSFKTRPIYLTGESYAGKYLPALGSYIIEMNARLRRDSRVNLGGVSIGNGLTDPEIQVQNHAVVSYNLGLINEKQMFLLEKLQSEAVGFVKNGKWNEAANARTKVLNTLTNMTGLATLYDFRRLTPYPNRVVVKFLNNVEAKKALGVKESMVFELCSAAVADALHDDLMKSVKPMVEFLIKNTRVLLYQGQCDLRDGVVSTSDWVKTIKWEEMGKFLEVERKIWRMDGNLAGYVQKWKNLTNVVVLNAGHLVPTDQPLNSQVMIEDWLLEKGLFAP; encoded by the coding sequence ATGGATTATTTGTCGTTGTTCAAGCTCCTACTGCTCCTCATCATCCTGCACCGTTGTTCGGCCGCCGCCACTTCTTCCTTCCCCAAAGAAGCCCTCCCAACTAAATCAGGCTATCTCACGGTCAACTCCAAAACTGGTTCTGCTATTTTCTACACTTTCTATGAATCTCAAAACGCTTCACTTTCTCAAACACCGATCCTCATCTGGCTTCAAGGTGGCCCCGGATGTTCCTCCATGCTAGCAAACTTCTTCGAACTCGGCCCATGGCTTCTCAACCAAGACCTTTCACTTGAGTACAATCCAAGATCTTGGAATAGGATTTTTGGCCTTCTTTTCCTTGACAATCCAATCGGCACTGGCTTTAGCATTGCTGCTTCGCCTCAAGAAATTCCTAGAAACCAATATGATGTAGCTAAACACCTCTTCGTTGCAATACAAACGTTTATTGGCTTGGACAAGTCATTTAAAACTCGGCCAATTTACTTAACCGGCGAGAGTTATGCTGGGAAATACCTCCCAGCACTTGGATCTTACATAATAGAAATGAATGCCCGTTTGAGGAGGGACAGTAGGGTGAATTTGGGTGGTGTTTCCATAGGAAATGGATTGACTGATCCAGAAATTCAAGTACAAAATCATGCTGTCGTCTCTTACAATTTGGGTCTGATCAATGAAAAGCAAATGTTCCTCTTGGAGAAACTTCAGTCGGAGGCGGTTGGATTTGTCAAAAATGGTAAGTGGAATGAGGCTGCAAATGCAAGAACTAAGGTGTTGAATACACTGACAAACATGACTGGTTTAGCCACTTTGTACGACTTCAGAAGGCTAACCCCTTACCCCAATCGTGTTGTGGTCAAGTTCTTGAACAATGTGGAGGCCAAAAAGGCATTGGGAGTTAAAGAATCAATGGTTTTCGAGCTGTGCAGTGCAGCTGTGGCGGATGCGTTGCACGATGATTTGATGAAGAGTGTGAAGCCTATGGTTGAGTTCTTGATCAAGAACACAAGAGTGCTGTTGTATCAAGGGCAGTGTGACTTAAGAGATGGTGTGGTGTCAACTTCGGATTGGGTAAAGactataaaatgggaagaaatggGTAAGTTCTTGGAAGTGGAAAGGAAGATTTGGAGGATGGATGGGAATTTAGCAGGGTATGTGCAGAAATGGAAGAATTTGACCAATGTTGTAGTACTGAATGCTGGGCATCTCGTGCCTACTGATCAACCTTTGAATTCTCAAGTCATGATAGAAGATTGGCTGTTGGAAAAGGGACTGTTTGCTCCTTAG